The nucleotide window ATCCCGGCTATTTCCTGCCGCAGCAGTTCAAGAACCCGGCGAATCCCGACATTCATTACCGGACAACCGGCCCGGAGATATGGAACGACACGGACGGGACCGTGGATGTCCTGGTGGCGGGCATTGGCACGGGCGGCACGATTACCGGCGTAAGCCGCTATATCAAGGGACACAAGCCGATCGAGAGCGTGGCCGTCGAGCCGGCCAATTCGGCCGTCCTTAGCGGCGGCAAACCAGGCAAACACAAAATCCAGGGCATTGGCGCGGGCTTCAAGCCCGACGTGCTGGATATGAACGCCGTCGACCGGGTCGAAACGGTTACGGATGAGGAAGCCATCGAAATGGCGCGCCGTCTGGCCCGTGAAGAAGGCATCGTGAGCGGGATAAGCTGTGGCGCGGCCACCGCGGTGGCGCTGCGGCTCGCCGCGCGTGACGAATACGCGGGCAAGACAATCGTGGTTATCCTGCCGGACTCGGGCGAACGGTATCTCTCGACCGTGCTGTTCCAGAGTTGATTTCTTTCCCCACGCGGACGCTCCGCAGAAGGTCCTGCCTGCGTTGACAAGGCTTGGCGGGGGAAGCGTTCTTGGGCTATAGACAGAGGCAAATCTTCGGATAAGAAAGGAACATTCATCGTGGAATCTCAGCAGTTCAGACCGGGTACGCTTGCGTTGCACGCCGGCCAGGTTTCCGACCCGGCGACAGGGGCGCGGGCGGTGCCCATATACCAGACCACCTCGTACGTCTTTAACGATGCGGACCATGCGGCCCGCCTCTTCGCGCTCCAGGAGTTCGGAAACATCTATTCGCGGATCATGAACCCCACTGTGGATGTCTTCGAGAAGCGGGTGGCGGCGCTGGAAGGCGGCGTCGGCGCGCTTGGGCTCTCCTCGGGTTCCGCGGCTATCACAATCGCCTGCATGAACATTTGCAGGGCGGGTCAGAACATCGTTTCGTCGCAGACGCTCTACGGAGGCACATACAACCTGTTCGCGCACACCTTCAAGGATTTCGGCATCGAGGTGCGCTTCGTGGACGCATCGGACCCGGCGAGTTTTGCGCGCGCCATCGACGACAAGACGCGCTTCCTCTTCGTCGAGAGCATCGGCAATCCCGCGAACGACGTGGCCGATTTCGAGGTTGTCGCCAAGGTCGCGCACGACCATGGCATTCCGCTCATGGTCGATAACACGGTGACCTCCCCCATCCTCTTCCGGCCCTTCGATTTCGGGGCGGACATCGTCGTGCACTCGGCGACCAAGGTCATTGGCGGTCACGGCACCTCCATAGGCGGCGTCATCGTCGACAGCGGCAAGTTCGACTGGAACAACGGCAAGTTCCCCGAACTCACCGAGCCAAGCGAGAGTTACCACGGCATGCGCTTCTACGACGCCTTCAAGGGCATTGGGAACATCAGTTACATCATCAAGGCGCGCGTCACGTTGCTGCGCGACATGGGCCCGTGCATGTCGCCTTTCAACGCGTTTCTCTTCCTTCAGGGGCTGGAAACACTGCATCTGCGCGTGCCGCGCCACTGCGAAAACGCGCTGAAGGTTGCGCAGTTTCTGGAAAAGCACAAGGCGGTCACGTGGGTCAATTACCCCGGTCTGCCAAGTCACAAGGACCATGCGCACGCCTTGAAATACCTGCCGAAGGGTCAGGGCGCCATCCTCGGGTTCGGTGTCAAGGGCGGCCGCGACGCTGCGCGCACGTTCATCAGCTCGTGCAAGCTGGCATCGCACCTGGCGAACATCCTCGACGCGAAGACACTGGTCATCCACCCGGCAAGCACGACCCACCAACAGCTCAGCCCGGAAGAACAGCTGGCGGCTGGCGTGACGCCGGATTACGTGCGCGTCTCGGTCGGCATCGAGGACATCGAGGACATCCTGGCGGACTTGGACCAGGCCCTGGCGGCGTCACAGCAGTAGCGCCGCGCAGAAAGCGGACCAGCGCGCAGGAAGACTGCCGTTACGGCCTGATTTCAAGACGAAAGACAAATGGGCATACGGGCGTTGACCATTCGGGCTTGAGGCAGAGGCGAGCTGTATGCGCCGCGCCTACGGTTGCGTGCGGTCGCGTCTGGCCTGGTAGACGTGGACCGGGCTGGCATAGCCGAAGGTCGTCTTCTCGAAAGACCAGCCACGCGAACCAAGCGCCTGTTCCAAAGCGGAAACGGCCTCATCAGCCGATTCATGCTGAAAAAAGACCAGCCAAGCTGCCGCCCCCCCGTCTTCTGAATTGCAGACCCGCTGCACGGCGTCGTCCTGCGTGTTTACGCCGTGGAAACGCAGGCGGTCGATGCCCGCCGGGCCATTGTAGGCGAAGGACGGCACGTCCGCCATGATATGCACGGTGACGGACGCGTCCTGCGAGATGTCCTGCGTCAACAGGAACCGTGCGGCTCCGGCGATGTCGGGCCGCCATGGGCGCGGATATGCGTGCAGGGCCAGCGCGTTCACGGCCAGCAGCGCCAACAGCAGCAGCGCCTGAAAGACACGCCGCCGCACCAGCACGGCCGTTCCCCCGGCGAGAACGAAGAACGGGATCGCCCCGNNNNNNNNNNNNNNNNNNNNNNNNNNNNNNNNNNNNNNNNNNNNNNNNNNNNNNNNNNNNNNNNNNNNNNNNNNNNNNNNNNNNNNNNNNNNNNNNNNNNGCGCGGATATGCGTGCAGGGCCAGCGCGTTCACGGCCAGCAGCGCCAACAGCAGCAGCGCCTGAAAGACACGCCGCCGCACCAGCACGGCCGTTCCCCCGGCGAGAACGAAGAACGGGATCGCCCCGTACAGCACATATCTCGAGGAATGGCACGCATAAGCCAGCGCGGAAAACAGGAACAGCGCCGCACTCGGCGCCAGCAGCCAAGTCCAGAGGAAACACGACCGGTCCAGGATATCGGATTTTTCCGCATGCGCAGATGCCGTTCGCCAATGCCATGCGGTAAGAAACAGATTCAGCGCCAGCACGCCCGCATAGAACCGCCATACGATGCTCCCCACATTTATGCCGCCTATCGCCGGGAGGTCGCGAAACCGCGGCACGCCCGCGCCCCCAAACTGCAGCAGGTCGCCCAACGGTTGCAGATAGCTGTGGACGATCCCGTGTCGCCACGCCGCCGCCACCTCGAGGCCTGCACGGTCGATTGAACGCACCCACAGCGCGAGCAACAACAGGCTGGGCACATGCGCCAAGACCCACCAGACCACACGCATCGGCCGGCGATTGCGCCAGGCATCCACGGCGAGGTAGCACCCCTGCGCCAACGGGAGCAGCACCGTGAAAAGATGCGTCCACATCAGCGCCACGTTGGCGGCAACGCTCACGAGCCACCCTGCCCGGCCTCCATGCGCGGCGCGCCAGAGACTCAGCGCCGATATCAGGGCCAGCGCGAGAATCAGCGCATAGGGCCGCACTTCCTGCGCGTAGTACGTCTGGGTAAGCGATACCGAGAACAGGCCTGCCGCCGTCAGCCCGCCCAGCGTCCCGTAGAATACACGCGCGAGCACGAACAACAGCGGGATGCACGCCACTCCCAGCGCCACCGACAGCAACCGCATGGCGACCAAGGAACCACCGGTCATGCGAGCCCATCCGTATTCCAGGGTGAAATACAGCGGTGTCATCGGCGGGTCGGAAATACGCTCGCGCCGCAGGAATTCGGACAGCGTGGGCGCGTCCAGATGCTGCAAGCTCGCAACCTCGTCCGAATAGGCCGATTCCCGGTCAAGTCCCCACAGACGCAACCCGGCGCCCAGCGCCACAAGGGCGGCCAACACGGCAAGAACTGCTAAACGCTGAACTCCCGGCGTTTCACCCATTTCAGTGTCCCCTGCACGCTTCCTGTGCCCATCATTCTATACAAATGCGCCGCGCCAATCCCCCCACGCCGCAACGGTCACGCCAGCTTGGATTCACATTCCAAGTGTAACGGGGAGGGAGGAGCCTGTTCCGTCGGAGCCTTGGCCCGCCACGCCCGCTAATGGTATGATCCTGAGTGGCACAGGTGTAGCGCGCCGTTCCCAGGTTGAGAACGGCGCGGCGTTTTTCACGCGCGACCACAGGGCGCCGCACCGGAGTTTTGCGCGGCCGCTGCGCATATCAGCGCTGCTGATCAGAGAATAGAGGGAAATTCCGGATGCCGGAAAAGTCTTCCGTAGGCATAGTCGAGACTCAGTACTTCACCTTCGCGGAACCGCCCAATGAGATGGTTCTTGAAGGAGGGCAGAAGCTCGGACCGATCACGCTTGCCTACGAGACGTACGGCCAACTGAACGCGGAGCGCACCAACGCGGTCCTTATTGTCCATGCGCTATCGGGCGACGCCCACGTTGCGGGCATTCACCGCGCAGACGACCGCAAGACCGGCTGGTGGGACGCGATGGTCGGCCCAGGCAAAGGCTTCGATACAAACAAATACTTCGTGATCTGCTCGAACGTGGTCGGCGGATGCATGGGGTCGACAGGGCCGTCCTCGGTCAACCCCGCCACCGGCGAGCCCTATGGCCTGAGTTTCCCCATCATCACGGTCGGCGACATGGTCCAAGCGCAGCGTGAGTTGGTCCGCCATCTGGGCATCGAGCGGCTGCTGTGCGTTGCAGGCGGGTCCCTGGGCGGCATGCAGTCGCTCGAATGGGCCACACGCTACCCCGAGATGGTGCGCAGCACCATCCCCATCGCAACGACCCATTTCAGCGGCGCGCAGCAGATTGCCTTCGACGCCGTGGGCCGCAACGCCATCATGGGCGACCCCAAATTCCGCAATGGCGGCTACTACGACGCCGAGATGCCCGCGCAGGGGCTCTCGATTGCGCGGATGCTCGCCCACATCACCTATCTGTCCGACGCGTCGATGCGCACGAAGTTCGGCAGGCGCCTGCGTCATCGCGACCGGCTCAGCTACGATTTTCAGAGCGAATTCTCCGTCGAGACGTACCTCGACTACCAGGGCGAACAATTCGTGAACCGGTTCGACCCGAACACGTACCTGTACATCACGAAGGCCATGGACTACTTCGACATCGCGGCCCGGTACGGCAGCCTCGACGAGGCCATGAGGCGGGTTCAGAGCCGCATGCTGATACTGTCCTTCTCTTCCGACTGGCTATATCCGCCCTACCAGTCGGAAGAAATTGTCTACGCCCTCGCGCGACAGGAGAAGGATGTCTCGTACTGCTGCGTCCAAACCGACGCCGGCCATGACGCGTTCCTGCTCGAATTCGAAGTGCTCGCCAAACTCGTCGCGGGCTTTCTCGAAAACACCCTGCATCCGGAGAAGGCGGGAGCGCCCGTTCTTGATGAAACGTCCGAAACCGACCTCGGGCCGCCCCCGGCGGCGGCGTCCAACATCTACGAAGGACACCGCGTCGACTACGAGATGATCTGCAATCTGGTCGACGAGGGCAGCCGTGTCCTCGACATCGGCTGCGGCGACGGGGCGCTGCTCTGCGATCTTATGAGAAAGAAACAGGTGAAGGGCGTGGGTATCGAGTTGATCCAGGGCAACGTCATTTCCTGCGTGCGGCGCGGCGTCTCGGTCATTCAGGCGGACATCGACGAGGGCCTCGGAGCGCTGCCCGACCACAGCTTCGACTGGGTCATCCTCAGCATGACGCTCCAGGTCATCGAGAAACCCGAACTCGTCATCCGCGAAATGCTGCGCATCGGGCGCAAGTGCATCATCAGTTTCCCCAACTTCTCGCACTGGAAGGTCCGGGCGAAAGCGTTCCTCAACGGGCGCGCGCCCGTCACGCGAAGCCTGCCCTACGCATGGTACGACTCGCCCAACCGGCACGTATTATCGATCCGCGATTTCCGCGTCTTCTGCGCCGAGCGCAACATCCGCATGGAGAAGGAAGTCGCGCTGAGCAACCGCGGCGTCTGGCGTTTTTGGCCGAACCTCCTTGCCGACGAGGCCCTGTGCGTCATCTCCGCCGGCGACACATGATACGGCCGTGACCGTCACGCGTGGCCACCGGAGTTCTCGCCATGCTCCCGCTTGCGCCTTGGCGTCTGTCCGCTTTCATCGGCGTTCGCCGCTTCTCAACTGCGGGACTCGAGATCTTCCCAGCGCGCATAGAGCGCATCAATACGGGCCTTGGCCGCGTCCATGGAGGCAAGCGTGCCGCGGATTTCCTCCGGGGCCCGCTGGTAGAAGGCCGGGTCGCCGAGCCGCGCCTGCAGTGCATGCAGTTCCGTCTCCGCGTCGAGAATCGCTGCTTCCATGCAGTCCAGTTCCTTCTTCTCGAGATAGGTCAGGCGCCGCGCGCCGGTTTGCGCGACGCGGACCGGTTCCGGCCGCTTTTCGCCCCGTTTCGGTGTGGTTTCCGCGTTTTTTCGCTCGCAATAGAGCAGGTAATCGTCATAATTGCCCGTGATGTGAACGATATGGCCGCCGGGTTCGAACAGGAGCAGGTGCGTGCAGACGCGGTTCAAAAAATACCGGTCATGGCTGACGATGAGCGCACAGCCGTCAAAGTCGAGGATGGCCTCCTCCAGAACGCGCAGCGTATACAGGTCCAGGTCGTTCGTGGGCTCGTCGAGGACAAGAAAGTTGCCGCCGCGCAGCAGTTTTCGCGCGAGGTCGAGCCTGTTCCGCTCGCCGCCGGACAGGTTGCCCATCGGCACATCGACGGCCGCCTTGTCAAAGAGGAACTTCTCAAGGTACGCAGGGACATAGATGCGCCGCGACCCGACATCCCAATAGCGCTGTCCGTCCGACACAAACTGCAGCACGGAATGCGCAGGGTTGACCTCTTCGTGTGTCTGGTCCACATACAGGAATTCCGTGGTGTCGCCGCGGATAACCTGTCCCTTCCGCGCTTCTTCCAAGCCCATCAGCACGCGCAGCAACGTTGTCTTGCCGCAGCCGTTTTCGCCGATGACGCCAATGCGCATGCCGTACTGCAAGATGAGGTTGAAGTCCCGGAACAACACGGTGTCCCCGTAGCCGTGCGCCACGTTGCGGGCGACCAGTATGGTCTTGCTCAAGCGCGCCGGCGCGGGGATCTCAAAGGCGAATTCGCGATGCCGGGCAGCCGGCCCCTGTTGCTGGAGTACCTCGCAGCGCTGTATGCGCGCCTTTTGCTTCGTCGTACGCGCCTGCGCGCCGCGGCGCATCCAGGCAAGTTCGTTGCGCAGCAGGGTGCGGCGGTTCCGCTCTGTATTCTCGCGCACCTCCTCCACACCCGCCTTGTATTCAAGAAAATCCGCATATGCCCCCGGGAATGAAAGCAGGCGCCCGAACTCGATTTCGACGATGCGCGTGACTATGCGGTCCAGGAAATAGCGGTCGTGCGTAACCAGCACGCAGGTGCCCGCGTATTCTTCAAGAAACCGCTCAATCCAGGCGGCACTTGCCGTGTCGATGTGATTCGTCGGCTCGTCGAGCAGCAGCACGTCCGGATGCGACAGTAGCCGGGTGGCCAAGTCGACGCGCCGCATCTCGCCGCCAGACAAGTCGCCGACACGCCGTTCCGGCGCGGGCATGCGCAAGGCCTGGGAAATGCGCTTCAGATCGATCCCGGGGTGCCACGCGCCGGCGATGTCCAGGGCATGGTGAAGGCGTTCGCTCTGCGTTTCGAGCTCCCGGTAGCGGACAGTGCCCGGAGGCGTATGCGCAATCTCTTCGGCCAGCGCGCGGTACGCGTTGTGGACCTGGCGCAGTTCCGCGTGCGCGCATTCAAGCGCTTCGCCGACGCGCATATCGCGTGGTAATGCGCAAGCCTGCGACAAGAGGGCGACACGAAGGCCCTGCATGCGCGTGACCACGCCCGTGTCCGGTTCCTCCAGGCCGGCCATCAGACGCAGCAGCGTGGACTTCCCGCTCCCGTTACGCCCGATAAGGCCAATCCGGTCGCCTTCGTGCAGGGTAAAGGAAACGTGGTCGAGCACGGGCTGCGCGCCAAAGCTCTTGACGACCTCTTGCAGGCTGAGCACGGCGGGAGTCGGGGCCTTTGTTGCCATTACGCGTTGTTTTCCATAAACCGGGGGGGTCTTGCCAGACGGTCCAAGTCCGCAGTACGATACAGCACGCGGCGTGGCGGCGCAAAGGCGGACGCCGGTGGGAACCTTACGCGGAATTACCAAGGAGAAGTAGTCATGTCCAAACCGGAGATTGCAGGACGCAGGCCGATGGTGCTCGACTTGGCGCCGGGCGAATACTGGTGGTGCGCCTGCGGGCGATCGGGCAATCAGCCGTGGTGCGACGGGTCGCACGCAGGAACGGACTTCCATCCGGTCAAGATCGTCCTGGAAGAGGAGAAGCGGTGCGCCCTTTGCCTGTGCAAACACACCAAGAATGCGCCACACTGCGACGGCACGCACAAAACACTCTGAACGCATCTTTTTTCGAAGAAAAGCCTACCCCCGGACTCCCGCTCCGGGGGTAGGAAGAGCATGCTGTCCCGCCGTTTCGCTCAGTCGCTACGGCGCACTTTCCACAGCGGGTCGCGCATTTCGCCGGGATGGAAGGCATCGTGGACGAGCGCCCGCTGCGCATCCGGCGTCATGGGCATGTCCACGCCCTGGTTGAATTTTTCTCCCTCATACGGGGTCAGCTCGGGCATCTCATCCGGCAGCACATTGCAGTTCAGGAAGATGAGCAATTCATTGACGCGCTCCGTGCGCACGTTCGAGCGGAACAGGACATTGAGGCCCGGAATGTCGCCGAGGATCGGGAGCTTTCGGACCGTGGTATCGTTGTCGTTCTTGCGCAGACCGGCAATGAACACGGTCTGCCCGTTCTTCACGCGCAGTGTTGTCTCCACTTCCCGCTTGTCTTCAATCGGCACGCCGTTGAACTCGCCGATCGTGCCGCTTTCCTTGCCGCTGATTTCGACGAGGACGTGGTCGTCGTGCGTGACGCGCGGCGTCACTTCGAGCGTGGTGCCCACCTCTTTGAATTCCGTGTTGGTCTGCGAGCCGCCCAAGTCGGTCTGCACCAGCTCAATATACGGGATTTCCTGCGCGATGATGATACGCGCCGGCTTGTTCTCGACCGTCACCACCGTCGGATTCGACAGCAGCGACCCGTTCTGATTCCGCACCTCGGCCTGAATCAAGCCGCGCAGGTCGATGT belongs to Candidatus Hydrogenedentota bacterium and includes:
- the cysK gene encoding cysteine synthase A, producing MRVFDDNSQSIGNTPLVKLGKLAKGLKTEKVYAKVEGRNPAYSVKCRIGASMIWDAEKRGVLRPGGTIIEPTSGNTGIALAFVSAARGYKLVLTMPETMSLERRNMLKVFGADLILTPGDKGMPGAIAEAEAIAAENPGYFLPQQFKNPANPDIHYRTTGPEIWNDTDGTVDVLVAGIGTGGTITGVSRYIKGHKPIESVAVEPANSAVLSGGKPGKHKIQGIGAGFKPDVLDMNAVDRVETVTDEEAIEMARRLAREEGIVSGISCGAATAVALRLAARDEYAGKTIVVILPDSGERYLSTVLFQS
- a CDS encoding O-acetylhomoserine aminocarboxypropyltransferase/cysteine synthase; translation: MESQQFRPGTLALHAGQVSDPATGARAVPIYQTTSYVFNDADHAARLFALQEFGNIYSRIMNPTVDVFEKRVAALEGGVGALGLSSGSAAITIACMNICRAGQNIVSSQTLYGGTYNLFAHTFKDFGIEVRFVDASDPASFARAIDDKTRFLFVESIGNPANDVADFEVVAKVAHDHGIPLMVDNTVTSPILFRPFDFGADIVVHSATKVIGGHGTSIGGVIVDSGKFDWNNGKFPELTEPSESYHGMRFYDAFKGIGNISYIIKARVTLLRDMGPCMSPFNAFLFLQGLETLHLRVPRHCENALKVAQFLEKHKAVTWVNYPGLPSHKDHAHALKYLPKGQGAILGFGVKGGRDAARTFISSCKLASHLANILDAKTLVIHPASTTHQQLSPEEQLAAGVTPDYVRVSVGIEDIEDILADLDQALAASQQ
- a CDS encoding glycosyltransferase family 39 protein; this translates as MLAALVALGAGLRLWGLDRESAYSDEVASLQHLDAPTLSEFLRRERISDPPMTPLYFTLEYGWARMTGGSLVAMRLLSVALGVACIPLLFVLARVFYGTLGGLTAAGLFSVSLTQTYYAQEVRPYALILALALISALSLWRAAHGGRAGWLVSVAANVALMWTHLFTVLLPLAQGCYLAVDAWRNRRPMRVVWWVLAHVPSLLLLALWVRSIDRAGLEVAAAWRHGIVHSYLQPLGDLLQFGGAGVPRFRDLPAIGGINVGSIVWRFYAGVLALNLFLTAWHWRTASAHAEKSDILDRSCFLWTWLLAPSAALFLFSALAYACHSSRYVLYGAIPFFVLAGGTAVLVRRRVFQALLLLALLAVNALALHAYPR
- a CDS encoding homoserine O-acetyltransferase, with the protein product MPEKSSVGIVETQYFTFAEPPNEMVLEGGQKLGPITLAYETYGQLNAERTNAVLIVHALSGDAHVAGIHRADDRKTGWWDAMVGPGKGFDTNKYFVICSNVVGGCMGSTGPSSVNPATGEPYGLSFPIITVGDMVQAQRELVRHLGIERLLCVAGGSLGGMQSLEWATRYPEMVRSTIPIATTHFSGAQQIAFDAVGRNAIMGDPKFRNGGYYDAEMPAQGLSIARMLAHITYLSDASMRTKFGRRLRHRDRLSYDFQSEFSVETYLDYQGEQFVNRFDPNTYLYITKAMDYFDIAARYGSLDEAMRRVQSRMLILSFSSDWLYPPYQSEEIVYALARQEKDVSYCCVQTDAGHDAFLLEFEVLAKLVAGFLENTLHPEKAGAPVLDETSETDLGPPPAAASNIYEGHRVDYEMICNLVDEGSRVLDIGCGDGALLCDLMRKKQVKGVGIELIQGNVISCVRRGVSVIQADIDEGLGALPDHSFDWVILSMTLQVIEKPELVIREMLRIGRKCIISFPNFSHWKVRAKAFLNGRAPVTRSLPYAWYDSPNRHVLSIRDFRVFCAERNIRMEKEVALSNRGVWRFWPNLLADEALCVISAGDT
- a CDS encoding ABC-F family ATP-binding cassette domain-containing protein, which codes for MATKAPTPAVLSLQEVVKSFGAQPVLDHVSFTLHEGDRIGLIGRNGSGKSTLLRLMAGLEEPDTGVVTRMQGLRVALLSQACALPRDMRVGEALECAHAELRQVHNAYRALAEEIAHTPPGTVRYRELETQSERLHHALDIAGAWHPGIDLKRISQALRMPAPERRVGDLSGGEMRRVDLATRLLSHPDVLLLDEPTNHIDTASAAWIERFLEEYAGTCVLVTHDRYFLDRIVTRIVEIEFGRLLSFPGAYADFLEYKAGVEEVRENTERNRRTLLRNELAWMRRGAQARTTKQKARIQRCEVLQQQGPAARHREFAFEIPAPARLSKTILVARNVAHGYGDTVLFRDFNLILQYGMRIGVIGENGCGKTTLLRVLMGLEEARKGQVIRGDTTEFLYVDQTHEEVNPAHSVLQFVSDGQRYWDVGSRRIYVPAYLEKFLFDKAAVDVPMGNLSGGERNRLDLARKLLRGGNFLVLDEPTNDLDLYTLRVLEEAILDFDGCALIVSHDRYFLNRVCTHLLLFEPGGHIVHITGNYDDYLLYCERKNAETTPKRGEKRPEPVRVAQTGARRLTYLEKKELDCMEAAILDAETELHALQARLGDPAFYQRAPEEIRGTLASMDAAKARIDALYARWEDLESRS
- a CDS encoding CDGSH iron-sulfur domain-containing protein; the protein is MSKPEIAGRRPMVLDLAPGEYWWCACGRSGNQPWCDGSHAGTDFHPVKIVLEEEKRCALCLCKHTKNAPHCDGTHKTL